A portion of the Gossypium arboreum isolate Shixiya-1 chromosome 8, ASM2569848v2, whole genome shotgun sequence genome contains these proteins:
- the LOC108464286 gene encoding uncharacterized protein LOC108464286 isoform X2, whose product MDDRGGSFVAVRRISQGLERGNTCHSTSAEVVAGSTAWLGRGLSCVCAQSRESDARPSFDLTPSQEECLQRLQNRIDIAYDSSIPEHQEALRALWNAAFPEEELRGLISEQWKEMGWQGKDPSTDFRGGGFISLENLLFFATNFPKSFKDLLWKLEGDRSVWEYPFAVAGVNITFMLIQMLDLEAVKPRTMVGAVFLKFLSENESAFDLLYCITFKLMDHQWLAMRASYMDFNTVMKATRRQLERELLLEDITRLEDLPSYGLLTR is encoded by the exons ATGGACGATAGAGGAGGTTCATTTGTTGCTGTTAGGAGGATTTCTCAAGGTCTCGAGCGGGGCAATACCTGCCATTCTACTTCTG CTGAGGTTGTGGCGGGATCAACAGCATGGTTGGGTCGAGGTCTTTCTTGTGTATGTGCTCAGAGCAGAGAGAGTGATGCTCGTCCATCATTTGATTTAACTCCTTCCCAG GAGGAATGCTTGCAGAGGCTGCAGAATCGCATAGATATTGCTTATGATAGTTCAATCCCTGAACATCAG GAAGCTTTAAGGGCGTTATGGAATGCTGCATTTCCAGAAGAAGAACTACGTGGTTTAATTTCTGAGCAGTGGAAGGAAATGGGGTGGCAAGGGAAGGATCCATCTACGGATTTTAG GGGTGGTGGTTTTATATCATTGGAGAACCTGTTATTCTTTGCTACAAATTTTCCG AAATCCTTCAAGGATCTTCTTTGGAAGCTGGAAGGTGATCGATCTGTGTGGGAATATCCATTTGCTGTTGCTGGTGTGAACATCACCTTTATGCTCATTCAGATGCTTGATCTTGAAGCAG TCAAACCAAGGACAATGGTAGGAGCAGTTTTCTTAAAGTTCCTCTCAG AAAATGAATCTGCGTTTGACCTTCTCTACTGCATCACATTCAAGTTAATGGACCATCAGTGGCTAGCTATGCGTGCATCCTACATGGACTTCAAT ACAGTGATGAAAGCCACCCGTCGACAACTGGAAAGGGAGCTTCTACTTGAAGATATAACAAGGCTGGAGGATCTGCCATCATACGGTCTTCTTACAAGATAA
- the LOC108464286 gene encoding uncharacterized protein LOC108464286 isoform X4 has protein sequence MDDRGGSFVAVRRISQGLERGNTCHSTSAEVVAGSTAWLGRGLSCVCAQSRESDARPSFDLTPSQEECLQRLQNRIDIAYDSSIPEHQEALRALWNAAFPEEELRGLISEQWKEMGWQGKDPSTDFRGGGFISLENLLFFATNFPKSFKDLLWKLEGDRSVWEYPFAVAGVNITFMLIQMLDLEAVKPRTMVGAVFLKFLSENESAFDLLYCITFKLMDHQWLAMRASYMDFN, from the exons ATGGACGATAGAGGAGGTTCATTTGTTGCTGTTAGGAGGATTTCTCAAGGTCTCGAGCGGGGCAATACCTGCCATTCTACTTCTG CTGAGGTTGTGGCGGGATCAACAGCATGGTTGGGTCGAGGTCTTTCTTGTGTATGTGCTCAGAGCAGAGAGAGTGATGCTCGTCCATCATTTGATTTAACTCCTTCCCAG GAGGAATGCTTGCAGAGGCTGCAGAATCGCATAGATATTGCTTATGATAGTTCAATCCCTGAACATCAG GAAGCTTTAAGGGCGTTATGGAATGCTGCATTTCCAGAAGAAGAACTACGTGGTTTAATTTCTGAGCAGTGGAAGGAAATGGGGTGGCAAGGGAAGGATCCATCTACGGATTTTAG GGGTGGTGGTTTTATATCATTGGAGAACCTGTTATTCTTTGCTACAAATTTTCCG AAATCCTTCAAGGATCTTCTTTGGAAGCTGGAAGGTGATCGATCTGTGTGGGAATATCCATTTGCTGTTGCTGGTGTGAACATCACCTTTATGCTCATTCAGATGCTTGATCTTGAAGCAG TCAAACCAAGGACAATGGTAGGAGCAGTTTTCTTAAAGTTCCTCTCAG AAAATGAATCTGCGTTTGACCTTCTCTACTGCATCACATTCAAGTTAATGGACCATCAGTGGCTAGCTATGCGTGCATCCTACATGGACTTCAAT TGA
- the LOC108461988 gene encoding uncharacterized protein LOC108461988 isoform X1, translated as MGFQFAELPMLNVHKSWVNNHWAFPELLIRCRKPVKKVGKNEHHLWKERDSTGSGQKALNLDRIRIQYAKTKSDCIAKMMETLFPEKRRRSKKKKQVNDSMRLWEAHITWLQRFLNVIIVTAQFR; from the exons ATGGGCTTTCAATTTGCAGAACTCCCTATGTTAAATGTTCACAAAAGCTGGGTGAACAATCACTGGGCATTTCCAGAGTTGTTGATAA GGTGCAGGAAACCAGTGAAAAAGGTTGGAAAGAACGAGCATCACTTGTGGAAGGAAAGAGATTCAACTGGCTCTGGACAAAAGGCACTCAATCTTGATAGAATT CGGATACAATATGCAAAGACAAAGTCAGATTGTATAGCCAAAATGATGGAAACTTTGTTCccagagaaaagaagaagaagcaagaAGAAAAAG CAGGTGAACGATTCAATGAGATTATGGGAAGCTCATATTACATGGCTCCAGAGGTTCTTAAATGTAattattgtaacagcccaatttcggtga
- the LOC108461988 gene encoding uncharacterized protein LOC108461988 isoform X3, translated as MLNVHKSWVNNHWAFPELLIRCRKPVKKVGKNEHHLWKERDSTGSGQKALNLDRIRIQYAKTKSDCIAKMMETLFPEKRRRSKKKKQVNDSMRLWEAHITWLQRFLNVIIVTAQFR; from the exons ATGTTAAATGTTCACAAAAGCTGGGTGAACAATCACTGGGCATTTCCAGAGTTGTTGATAA GGTGCAGGAAACCAGTGAAAAAGGTTGGAAAGAACGAGCATCACTTGTGGAAGGAAAGAGATTCAACTGGCTCTGGACAAAAGGCACTCAATCTTGATAGAATT CGGATACAATATGCAAAGACAAAGTCAGATTGTATAGCCAAAATGATGGAAACTTTGTTCccagagaaaagaagaagaagcaagaAGAAAAAG CAGGTGAACGATTCAATGAGATTATGGGAAGCTCATATTACATGGCTCCAGAGGTTCTTAAATGTAattattgtaacagcccaatttcggtga
- the LOC108461988 gene encoding uncharacterized protein LOC108461988 isoform X4 — translation MGFQFAELPMLNVHKSWVNNHWAFPELLIRCRKPVKKVGKNEHHLWKERDSTGSGQKALNLDRIRIQYAKTKSDCIAKMMETLFPEKRRRSKKKK, via the exons ATGGGCTTTCAATTTGCAGAACTCCCTATGTTAAATGTTCACAAAAGCTGGGTGAACAATCACTGGGCATTTCCAGAGTTGTTGATAA GGTGCAGGAAACCAGTGAAAAAGGTTGGAAAGAACGAGCATCACTTGTGGAAGGAAAGAGATTCAACTGGCTCTGGACAAAAGGCACTCAATCTTGATAGAATT CGGATACAATATGCAAAGACAAAGTCAGATTGTATAGCCAAAATGATGGAAACTTTGTTCccagagaaaagaagaagaagcaagaAGAAAAAG taa
- the LOC108464286 gene encoding uncharacterized protein LOC108464286 isoform X3 translates to MDDRGGSFVAVRRISQGLERGNTCHSTSAEVVAGSTAWLGRGLSCVCAQSRESDARPSFDLTPSQEECLQRLQNRIDIAYDSSIPEHQEALRALWNAAFPEEELRGLISEQWKEMGWQGKDPSTDFRGGGFISLENLLFFATNFPKSFKDLLWKLEGDRSVWEYPFAVAGVNITFMLIQMLDLEAVSFNSTVKPRTMVGAVFLKFLSENESAFDLLYCITFKLMDHQWLAMRASYMDFN, encoded by the exons ATGGACGATAGAGGAGGTTCATTTGTTGCTGTTAGGAGGATTTCTCAAGGTCTCGAGCGGGGCAATACCTGCCATTCTACTTCTG CTGAGGTTGTGGCGGGATCAACAGCATGGTTGGGTCGAGGTCTTTCTTGTGTATGTGCTCAGAGCAGAGAGAGTGATGCTCGTCCATCATTTGATTTAACTCCTTCCCAG GAGGAATGCTTGCAGAGGCTGCAGAATCGCATAGATATTGCTTATGATAGTTCAATCCCTGAACATCAG GAAGCTTTAAGGGCGTTATGGAATGCTGCATTTCCAGAAGAAGAACTACGTGGTTTAATTTCTGAGCAGTGGAAGGAAATGGGGTGGCAAGGGAAGGATCCATCTACGGATTTTAG GGGTGGTGGTTTTATATCATTGGAGAACCTGTTATTCTTTGCTACAAATTTTCCG AAATCCTTCAAGGATCTTCTTTGGAAGCTGGAAGGTGATCGATCTGTGTGGGAATATCCATTTGCTGTTGCTGGTGTGAACATCACCTTTATGCTCATTCAGATGCTTGATCTTGAAGCAG TGTCCTTCAATTCTACAGTCAAACCAAGGACAATGGTAGGAGCAGTTTTCTTAAAGTTCCTCTCAG AAAATGAATCTGCGTTTGACCTTCTCTACTGCATCACATTCAAGTTAATGGACCATCAGTGGCTAGCTATGCGTGCATCCTACATGGACTTCAAT TGA
- the LOC108464286 gene encoding uncharacterized protein LOC108464286 isoform X1, whose amino-acid sequence MDDRGGSFVAVRRISQGLERGNTCHSTSAEVVAGSTAWLGRGLSCVCAQSRESDARPSFDLTPSQEECLQRLQNRIDIAYDSSIPEHQEALRALWNAAFPEEELRGLISEQWKEMGWQGKDPSTDFRGGGFISLENLLFFATNFPKSFKDLLWKLEGDRSVWEYPFAVAGVNITFMLIQMLDLEAVSFNSTVKPRTMVGAVFLKFLSENESAFDLLYCITFKLMDHQWLAMRASYMDFNTVMKATRRQLERELLLEDITRLEDLPSYGLLTR is encoded by the exons ATGGACGATAGAGGAGGTTCATTTGTTGCTGTTAGGAGGATTTCTCAAGGTCTCGAGCGGGGCAATACCTGCCATTCTACTTCTG CTGAGGTTGTGGCGGGATCAACAGCATGGTTGGGTCGAGGTCTTTCTTGTGTATGTGCTCAGAGCAGAGAGAGTGATGCTCGTCCATCATTTGATTTAACTCCTTCCCAG GAGGAATGCTTGCAGAGGCTGCAGAATCGCATAGATATTGCTTATGATAGTTCAATCCCTGAACATCAG GAAGCTTTAAGGGCGTTATGGAATGCTGCATTTCCAGAAGAAGAACTACGTGGTTTAATTTCTGAGCAGTGGAAGGAAATGGGGTGGCAAGGGAAGGATCCATCTACGGATTTTAG GGGTGGTGGTTTTATATCATTGGAGAACCTGTTATTCTTTGCTACAAATTTTCCG AAATCCTTCAAGGATCTTCTTTGGAAGCTGGAAGGTGATCGATCTGTGTGGGAATATCCATTTGCTGTTGCTGGTGTGAACATCACCTTTATGCTCATTCAGATGCTTGATCTTGAAGCAG TGTCCTTCAATTCTACAGTCAAACCAAGGACAATGGTAGGAGCAGTTTTCTTAAAGTTCCTCTCAG AAAATGAATCTGCGTTTGACCTTCTCTACTGCATCACATTCAAGTTAATGGACCATCAGTGGCTAGCTATGCGTGCATCCTACATGGACTTCAAT ACAGTGATGAAAGCCACCCGTCGACAACTGGAAAGGGAGCTTCTACTTGAAGATATAACAAGGCTGGAGGATCTGCCATCATACGGTCTTCTTACAAGATAA
- the LOC108461988 gene encoding uncharacterized protein LOC108461988 isoform X2 produces the protein MGFQFAELPMLNVHKSWVNNHWAFPELLIRCRKPVKKVGKNEHHLWKERDSTGSGQKALNLDRIRIQYAKTKSDCIAKMMETLFPEKRRRSKKKKVNDSMRLWEAHITWLQRFLNVIIVTAQFR, from the exons ATGGGCTTTCAATTTGCAGAACTCCCTATGTTAAATGTTCACAAAAGCTGGGTGAACAATCACTGGGCATTTCCAGAGTTGTTGATAA GGTGCAGGAAACCAGTGAAAAAGGTTGGAAAGAACGAGCATCACTTGTGGAAGGAAAGAGATTCAACTGGCTCTGGACAAAAGGCACTCAATCTTGATAGAATT CGGATACAATATGCAAAGACAAAGTCAGATTGTATAGCCAAAATGATGGAAACTTTGTTCccagagaaaagaagaagaagcaagaAGAAAAAG GTGAACGATTCAATGAGATTATGGGAAGCTCATATTACATGGCTCCAGAGGTTCTTAAATGTAattattgtaacagcccaatttcggtga
- the LOC108461752 gene encoding protein mago nashi homolog — protein sequence MAAEEESGEFYLRYYVGHKGKFGHEFLEFEFRPDGKLRYANNSNYKNDTMIRKEVFLTPAVLKECRRIITESEIMKEDDNNWPEPDRVGRQELEIVMGNEHISFTTSKIGSLVDVQSSKDPEGLRIFYYLVQDLKCFVFSLISLHFKIKPI from the exons ATGGCGGCCGAGGAGGAGAGCGGAGAGTTTTACCTCCGTTACTACGTAGGGCATAAAGGGAAATTTGGGCACGAATTTTTGGAGTTCGAGTTCAGGCCGGACGGGAAGCTACGATATGCTAACAACTCCAACTACAAAAACGACACCATGATCCGCAAAGAAGTCTTCCTCACCCCTGCCGTTCTCAAGGAATGCCGCCGCATCATCACCGAGAGCGAG ATCATGAAGGAAGATGACAACAACTGGCCAGAACCTGACCGTGTCGGACGGCAGGAGCTCGAGATTGTGATGGGGAATGAGCATATTTCTTTCACTACTTCAAAGATTGGGTCCCTTGTTGATGTTCAGAGCAGCAAGGATCCCGAAGGGCTTCGTATATTTTATTATCTGGTTCAG GACTTGAAGTGCTTTGTGTTCTCTCTTATCTCGCTCCACTTCAAGATCAAGCCTATTTGA
- the LOC108461240 gene encoding ras-related protein RABD2a-like, with protein sequence MNPEYDYLFKLLLIGDSGVGKSCLLLRFADDSYVESYISTIGVDFKIRTVEQDGKTIKLQIWDTAGQERFRTITSSYYRGAHGIIIVYDVTDQESFNNVRQWLSEIDRYASDNVNKILVGNKCDLTANKVVSYETGKALADEVGIPFMETSAKDSTNVEQAFMAMAASIKDRMASQPAMNNAKPPTVQIRGQPVAQKGGCCSS encoded by the exons ATGAATCCCGAATA TGACTATCTTTTCAAGCTACTTCTTATTGGAGATTCAGGTGTTGGAAAATCTTGCCTTCTTTTGAGATTTGCT GATGATTCATATGTAGAAAGTTACATAAGCACCATTGGGGTTGATTTT AAAATACGCACTGTGGAGCAGGATGGGAAGACCATTAAACTTCAAATT TGGGACACTGCTGGACAAGAAAGATTTAGGACAATCACTAGCAGCTACTATCGTGGGGCCCATGGCATAATA ATTGTTTATGATGTGACAGACCAAGAAAGCTTCAATAACGTTAGGCAATGGCTGAGTGAAATTGATCGCTATGCTAGTGATAATGTTAACAAAATACTGGTTGGAAACAAGTGTGATCTTACAGCGAATAAAGTTGTGTCATACGAAACAGGCAAG GCACTTGCAGATGAAGTTGGCATACCTTTTATGGAAACTAGTGCAAAAGATTCAACTAATGTGGAACAGGCTTTCATGGCCATGGCAGCTTCCATCAAGGACAG AATGGCAAGCCAACCAGCCATGAACAATGCAAAGCCTCCAACGGTACAAATCCGAGGACAGCCTGTTGCCCAAAAGGGTGGCTGCTGCTCTTCCTAA
- the LOC108463180 gene encoding uclacyanin-3-like, with protein sequence MGLAAALLFLLLAAPAAFAEQYTVGDSSGWTTTGDYQSWVQGKTFTVGDTLLFTYGGSHSVEEVSKSDYDNCNTGNAIKSYSDGNTVITLSNPGAMYFICPTIGHCAGGMKLAINVVAASGNSPSTPSTPSGSTTPSGTPPSGGTTTSPPSTPSGAPSTVNYGFMVALLGAVVGIMS encoded by the exons ATGGGTTTAGCAGCAGCCCTCCTCTTCCTCCTCCTAGCAGCTCCGGCGGCTTTTGCCGAGCAATACACCGTAGGAGACAGCAGCGGTTGGACCACGACCGGAGATTACCAAAGTTGGGTTCAAGGGAAAACATTCACCGTAGGCGACACACTTT tgtttaCCTACGGTGGCAGCCACTCGGTGGAGGAAGTATCCAAGAGCGACTACGATAATTGCAACACCGGCAATGCTATTAAATCCTACAGCGATGGGAACACTGTCATCACACTGTCCAATCCAGGGGCAATGTATTTCATATGCCCCACCATAGGTCACTGTGCTGGTGGCATGAAGCTAGCCATCAATGTTGTAGCAGCTAGTGGCAACTCACCCTCCACCCCCTCTACTCCGTCTGGTTCCACCACTCCTTCCGGGACTCCCCCCAGTGGTGGTACAACAACTTCTCCCCCGTCAACACCTAGCGGAGCTCCGAGCACCGTGAATTATGGTTTTATGGTAGCCTTGTTGGGAGCCGTTGTTGGAATTATGAGCTAG